One segment of Actinomyces sp. 432 DNA contains the following:
- a CDS encoding type IV secretory system conjugative DNA transfer family protein, which yields MSDRDSGRSQDAGGALLAGVLAGVVVAAGVSLWLAARLACLGGACTPRRSPVAAVLWMMVGRPPARAWDADGMSTGAFWALAVLIFGVVVAGVVALVVRLRGRLGGGRLRPAGGHGLATARDVRRHFSAAAVAAMIWLRPDLEHPTARDLGVIVGTTPYGDVWLPCEDSVAISSPSRSGKTHQLIIPILLGWTGPVVATSVRTELAVETMDERAMLGPVAVFAPAVRVEDLTGVSGRLRWSLTSGCQDPTTALRRASALVANAAKGTENADFWQANAHSALAALLHAAAISGAGVDTLARWCADHQQSKAAVNVLKAAGGASAAWGEQLEAQMLGDKRTVSNIWATISSCVALPLMDPTVREALSPAPGQELDIAAFLAARGTLYVVGDSRAAAAPIVAALIEEVYAVAQQVANHSPGNRLCPPVALVLDELNNIAELPSLPSMMSAGGGSGILTVVVEQSRAQSEARWGAQTAAAIWDSATVKIVMGGITRESTLSEISAALGERTVSRRTTQTGRGPVSTSLSEQREPVLSRGEVHALERGKMLLIKAGAPALIMDRVDTATLTPAGAPDGRRMGRVEGWLTTRATRRAERQRRPAQATAAPPPPPPQPQSEWDRVR from the coding sequence ATGAGTGACCGCGATAGTGGCAGGTCTCAGGATGCGGGCGGCGCACTGCTGGCCGGTGTGCTGGCCGGAGTGGTGGTGGCGGCGGGCGTCTCGCTGTGGCTGGCGGCTCGCTTGGCGTGCTTGGGAGGCGCGTGCACGCCCAGGCGGTCGCCGGTGGCTGCGGTACTGTGGATGATGGTGGGCCGGCCGCCGGCGCGCGCGTGGGATGCCGATGGCATGAGCACCGGCGCCTTCTGGGCACTGGCGGTGCTGATCTTCGGTGTCGTGGTGGCTGGTGTGGTGGCGTTGGTGGTGCGGTTGCGGGGGCGGCTGGGTGGTGGCCGGCTGCGGCCGGCCGGCGGCCACGGCCTGGCCACGGCCCGCGACGTGCGCCGGCACTTCTCGGCGGCGGCGGTCGCCGCGATGATCTGGCTGCGCCCGGACCTGGAGCACCCGACCGCCCGGGACCTGGGCGTGATTGTCGGCACCACACCGTACGGTGATGTGTGGCTGCCCTGTGAGGACTCGGTGGCGATCTCCTCCCCGTCGAGGTCGGGCAAGACGCATCAGCTGATCATCCCGATCCTGCTGGGTTGGACGGGGCCGGTGGTGGCCACGTCGGTGCGCACGGAGCTGGCGGTGGAGACCATGGATGAGCGGGCGATGCTCGGGCCGGTGGCCGTGTTCGCCCCGGCCGTCCGCGTGGAGGACTTGACCGGTGTGTCGGGTCGGCTGCGCTGGTCGCTGACCTCGGGCTGCCAGGACCCGACCACGGCGCTGCGCCGCGCCAGTGCGCTGGTCGCCAACGCCGCGAAGGGTACGGAAAACGCGGACTTCTGGCAGGCGAATGCGCACAGCGCCCTGGCGGCGCTGCTGCACGCGGCGGCGATCTCCGGCGCGGGCGTGGACACGCTCGCACGCTGGTGCGCCGACCACCAACAGTCCAAGGCGGCGGTGAATGTGCTCAAGGCGGCCGGCGGCGCGTCTGCGGCATGGGGTGAGCAGCTGGAGGCGCAGATGCTGGGCGACAAGCGTACGGTGTCCAACATTTGGGCGACCATCAGCTCGTGCGTGGCGCTGCCGCTTATGGACCCCACGGTGCGTGAGGCACTGTCCCCGGCGCCCGGTCAGGAGCTCGACATCGCCGCCTTCTTGGCCGCCCGGGGCACGCTGTATGTGGTGGGGGACTCTCGGGCGGCTGCGGCGCCGATTGTGGCCGCGCTGATCGAGGAGGTCTACGCAGTCGCCCAGCAGGTCGCGAACCACTCCCCCGGCAACAGGCTGTGCCCACCGGTTGCGCTCGTGCTCGACGAGCTGAATAACATTGCGGAGCTGCCGAGCCTGCCGTCGATGATGAGCGCCGGCGGTGGCTCGGGCATCCTCACCGTGGTGGTCGAGCAAAGCAGAGCACAGTCTGAGGCGCGGTGGGGTGCCCAGACCGCCGCTGCTATTTGGGACAGCGCGACCGTGAAGATCGTGATGGGCGGGATCACGAGGGAGTCGACGCTGTCGGAGATCTCCGCCGCCCTGGGTGAGCGGACGGTGTCGCGGCGCACCACGCAGACCGGCCGCGGCCCGGTGTCGACCTCGCTGTCCGAGCAGCGCGAGCCGGTCCTGTCGCGCGGCGAGGTGCACGCGCTGGAGCGCGGCAAGATGCTGCTGATCAAGGCCGGCGCGCCCGCGCTGATCATGGACCGCGTCGACACCGCGACACTGACGCCCGCCGGGGCACCTGATGGACGCCGTATGGGCCGGGTCGAGGGGTGGCTGACCACCCGGGCGACCCGGCGGGCGGAGCGGCAGCGCCGGCCCGCGCAGGCGACAGCCGCGCCCCCGCCGCCTCCCCCACAGCCTCAGTCGGAGTGGGACCGTGTCAGATGA
- a CDS encoding ATP-binding protein: MPRIASLVIGEETSKQRRRRVAAERDRRRDLAAQERAGAAAQRKAEKALWEGDYLPRLGERRARSGRQLREATAETERATTKVLRTAYPFIVDDGLGAQGLVIGRDIMSNRAFSFDPFVLYRRGLLTNPNITVAGVIGTGKSALVKCLALRGVAAGYRTFIPGDVKGEWTGVVEAVGGTVIQVGGASRERINPLDEGRRPDRDENGHIVDDEGWRRMVRKQRLQLLEALLETLAGSRLDERDQTALAAALDRATGRGGEVLLPVVVEELLAPTDGCELPAGVPDRAEMMRMGRRAGLYLQGMIRGDVAGLFDGPSTSQFDPAAPMVSVSLAGFSDGDKGVPLVMTCAQAWVEAAVRGGDLGKRFMIYDEASRLMSSPGLLGRMADEWKLARRWGIANVVVLHRLSDSDAAGPEGSRERALAEGLIADTSTRVVYRQEADQLRRTTERLGLNHVGAAMVPRFNQGTGLWMIGQRYYAVAHYRTPWEAALTDTDDAMGGRDE; encoded by the coding sequence ATGCCCCGGATTGCATCGCTGGTTATTGGCGAGGAGACCTCGAAGCAGCGTCGGCGGCGCGTGGCCGCCGAGCGTGACCGCCGCCGGGACCTGGCCGCCCAGGAGAGGGCCGGCGCGGCCGCACAGCGCAAGGCGGAGAAGGCACTGTGGGAGGGGGATTACCTGCCCCGGCTGGGTGAGCGGCGGGCGCGCAGCGGCCGGCAGCTGCGCGAGGCCACGGCGGAGACCGAGCGGGCCACTACCAAGGTCCTGCGCACTGCATACCCGTTCATTGTGGACGACGGCCTCGGCGCCCAGGGGCTGGTGATCGGCCGGGACATCATGAGCAACCGGGCGTTCAGCTTCGACCCGTTCGTGTTGTATCGGCGTGGTTTGCTTACGAATCCGAACATCACGGTCGCCGGCGTGATAGGCACGGGCAAGTCCGCGCTGGTGAAGTGCCTGGCGCTGCGTGGTGTCGCCGCCGGGTACCGGACCTTCATCCCCGGTGACGTGAAGGGCGAGTGGACGGGTGTCGTGGAGGCGGTGGGCGGGACCGTGATCCAGGTTGGCGGCGCCAGCCGGGAGAGGATCAATCCGCTGGATGAGGGCCGGCGCCCCGACCGCGACGAGAACGGGCACATCGTGGATGATGAGGGGTGGCGGCGGATGGTCCGCAAGCAGCGCCTCCAGCTGCTGGAGGCACTGCTGGAGACACTGGCGGGAAGCCGGCTGGATGAGCGGGACCAGACCGCCCTGGCGGCCGCGCTGGACCGCGCCACCGGCCGCGGCGGCGAGGTATTGCTGCCGGTGGTGGTGGAGGAGCTGCTGGCCCCTACCGACGGGTGCGAGCTGCCCGCGGGCGTGCCCGATCGGGCGGAGATGATGCGCATGGGCCGCCGGGCCGGCCTGTACTTGCAGGGCATGATCCGCGGGGATGTGGCCGGCCTGTTCGACGGCCCGTCGACGTCCCAGTTCGACCCGGCCGCCCCGATGGTGTCGGTGTCGTTGGCCGGTTTCAGTGACGGCGACAAGGGCGTGCCACTGGTGATGACCTGCGCGCAGGCCTGGGTCGAGGCCGCCGTACGCGGCGGGGACCTGGGCAAGCGGTTCATGATCTACGACGAGGCGTCAAGGTTGATGTCGAGTCCCGGGTTGCTGGGACGGATGGCGGATGAGTGGAAGCTCGCCAGAAGGTGGGGCATCGCGAACGTCGTGGTGCTGCATCGGCTGTCGGACTCTGACGCGGCCGGCCCGGAGGGCTCACGGGAGCGTGCCCTGGCCGAGGGCTTGATAGCAGACACGTCGACGCGGGTCGTGTACCGGCAGGAGGCCGACCAGTTGCGCAGGACGACCGAGCGTCTGGGGCTGAATCACGTGGGTGCGGCGATGGTGCCGAGATTCAACCAGGGGACGGGGCTGTGGATGATCGGGCAGCGGTATTACGCGGTTGCCCATTACCGCACGCCGTGGGAGGCGGCCCTGACTGACACCGACGATGCAATGGGAGGCCGCGATGAGTGA
- a CDS encoding SCO6880 family protein, whose product MSDVAGVSEVFPRRSTRGVLLGLSGAQCLCLLAAGVAAVGGMIGLGLPAGPLITSPLWVGLAAAALVPVSGKPLVGYVPVAAAWVGRGVAGQRRYVRPVWRTRPAGTLALPGSRARLRQVVDEATGAVFVHDPSAKTLAATIAVTHGQFMVVDDDEQASRVNGWAAFLGTVGQSGGIRRIQTTVRSDPDASVGAREHWRRWPTKAPEGSPARVSYEALLADLSAATEVHRSTITIVLDLEKVKTAIRDHGGGMTGAAAVMRSRMHVVEEALPAAGLEPAGWLGPDELALIIRAAYDPARSVQLERHPEMIGALDEAGPMAVEAHWTHMRTDSGWHKVMRVGWPRRPVAPGLLHGLLMVPGVRMTLTHIYEPVRTDKAVRAAEHDANDEANAVVERQKLGRTETVLQARDRQAVDEHLTELDSGWTDADHVALVVIAAASKEGLGRAFEATRAAAGRSVLRVDTMIGQQDELFDAAVLPLGLKVS is encoded by the coding sequence ATGAGTGACGTAGCCGGTGTTAGCGAGGTTTTCCCACGGCGGTCGACGCGTGGCGTGCTGCTGGGCCTGAGCGGCGCCCAGTGCTTGTGCCTGCTGGCGGCGGGTGTGGCGGCGGTCGGCGGGATGATCGGGCTGGGTCTGCCGGCCGGGCCGCTGATCACGTCCCCGCTGTGGGTGGGGCTGGCGGCTGCGGCACTCGTTCCCGTGTCCGGCAAGCCGCTGGTGGGCTATGTGCCGGTTGCGGCGGCGTGGGTGGGGCGCGGGGTGGCGGGGCAGCGCCGGTACGTCCGGCCGGTGTGGCGGACCCGCCCTGCGGGCACGCTGGCGCTGCCCGGCTCCCGCGCCCGCCTGCGTCAGGTGGTCGACGAGGCCACCGGCGCCGTCTTCGTCCACGACCCGTCGGCGAAGACATTGGCGGCGACGATCGCGGTGACGCACGGCCAGTTCATGGTGGTCGACGACGACGAGCAGGCCAGCAGGGTTAATGGTTGGGCGGCGTTCCTTGGCACGGTCGGCCAGTCCGGCGGGATCAGGCGGATCCAGACGACGGTGCGGTCGGACCCGGACGCGAGCGTGGGGGCCAGGGAGCACTGGCGCCGCTGGCCCACTAAGGCCCCGGAGGGGTCCCCGGCCCGCGTGTCCTATGAGGCGCTGCTGGCGGACCTGTCGGCGGCCACGGAGGTGCACCGGTCCACGATCACGATCGTCTTGGACCTGGAGAAGGTGAAGACGGCGATTCGTGACCACGGGGGCGGTATGACGGGTGCTGCCGCCGTGATGCGGTCGCGCATGCACGTGGTGGAGGAGGCTCTGCCGGCGGCGGGCCTGGAGCCGGCGGGCTGGCTCGGGCCGGACGAGCTGGCCCTGATCATCCGGGCCGCCTACGACCCTGCCAGATCCGTGCAGCTGGAGCGGCACCCGGAGATGATCGGAGCGCTGGACGAGGCGGGCCCTATGGCGGTTGAGGCCCACTGGACACATATGAGGACTGATTCGGGCTGGCACAAGGTGATGCGGGTGGGCTGGCCTCGCCGGCCCGTAGCACCTGGGCTCCTGCACGGCCTGCTGATGGTGCCGGGGGTCAGGATGACGCTCACGCACATCTATGAGCCGGTGCGCACCGACAAGGCGGTCCGGGCTGCGGAGCACGACGCTAACGACGAGGCTAACGCGGTCGTCGAGCGGCAGAAGCTGGGCCGTACCGAGACCGTGCTCCAGGCCCGCGACCGGCAGGCTGTCGATGAGCACCTGACCGAGCTGGACTCGGGGTGGACGGACGCCGACCACGTCGCCCTGGTCGTGATTGCAGCTGCCTCGAAGGAGGGCCTGGGACGCGCCTTCGAGGCCACCCGTGCGGCCGCGGGGCGGTCCGTGTTGCGGGTGGACACGATGATCGGGCAGCAGGATGAGCTCTTCGACGCAGCAGTCTTGCCCCTTGGACTGAAGGTGAGCTGA
- a CDS encoding C40 family peptidase yields MGLVLGAPLVPVAGMLGVALLGDQQRSAAAGGSSVVCDTGGASVSAVDALGVEVTLDEVQVRNAAVVVQAGQGMGRQAQVVALATALTESALRNLANDGSYSYSGGVMSPAAWESARAVVVESMRLPHDGVGSDWDSIGLFQQRPSAGWGSVEEIMDPATSAATFYDRLAGVSGWESMSVAGAAQAVQVSALPDAYARWEPVARSLLSVLSTVRCAGGLASGGVPAGLDEKRTEVVTFALQQVGDAYVWGAEGPDAWDCSGLVQGAYRRIGVELPHSSEAQRLAGREVSPMDAVAGDIMWWPGHVAIYLGGGELVGAQTPAQGVVRIPVYGAPKYIRVIE; encoded by the coding sequence GTGGGTCTGGTGCTGGGGGCGCCTTTGGTGCCGGTGGCTGGCATGCTGGGCGTGGCGCTGCTGGGTGATCAGCAGCGGTCGGCGGCTGCGGGCGGCTCGTCGGTGGTGTGTGATACGGGTGGGGCGTCGGTGTCGGCGGTGGATGCGTTGGGCGTGGAGGTGACGCTGGATGAGGTGCAGGTGCGTAATGCTGCGGTTGTGGTGCAGGCGGGGCAGGGCATGGGGCGGCAGGCGCAGGTCGTTGCGCTGGCGACTGCGCTGACGGAGTCGGCGTTACGCAATCTGGCCAACGACGGCAGCTACTCGTACTCGGGTGGGGTGATGTCGCCTGCGGCGTGGGAGTCGGCGCGGGCGGTGGTGGTGGAGTCGATGAGGCTGCCTCATGATGGTGTGGGGTCGGACTGGGACAGTATTGGTTTGTTTCAGCAGCGTCCGAGCGCCGGGTGGGGGTCGGTGGAGGAGATCATGGACCCGGCTACGTCCGCGGCGACGTTCTACGACCGTTTGGCGGGCGTGTCTGGTTGGGAGTCGATGAGTGTTGCGGGGGCGGCTCAGGCGGTGCAGGTGTCGGCGCTGCCTGACGCGTATGCGCGGTGGGAGCCGGTGGCGCGGTCGTTGTTGTCGGTGCTGTCGACGGTGCGTTGCGCGGGTGGCTTGGCGTCGGGTGGTGTGCCGGCGGGCCTGGACGAGAAGCGCACCGAGGTGGTGACGTTTGCGCTGCAGCAGGTGGGTGATGCGTATGTGTGGGGTGCTGAGGGGCCGGATGCGTGGGATTGCTCTGGGCTGGTGCAGGGCGCGTATCGGCGGATCGGTGTGGAGCTGCCGCACTCGTCGGAGGCGCAGCGGCTGGCCGGGCGGGAGGTGTCGCCGATGGATGCTGTGGCTGGGGACATTATGTGGTGGCCGGGGCACGTCGCGATCTACCTGGGTGGTGGTGAGCTGGTGGGTGCGCAGACGCCGGCTCAGGGCGTGGTGCGCATACCTGTGTACGGCGCGCCGAAGTACATTCGCGTGATCGAATAG